From Coturnix japonica isolate 7356 chromosome 1, Coturnix japonica 2.1, whole genome shotgun sequence, the proteins below share one genomic window:
- the C1H11orf87 gene encoding uncharacterized protein C11orf87 homolog: MSAKLSKELRLSLPPCLLNRTSVTSNASSTCITQVGQLFQSFSSTLVLIVLVTLIFCLILLSLTTFHIHKRKMKKRKMQKAQEEYERDHCARSSGGSRHPAPGEAPSERDSRLGRPPRDSEIQQPPTTTAPSSQPARAALDTSGAGLLQTVVLS; encoded by the coding sequence ATGAGTGCCAAGCTCTCCAAGGAGTTGAGGCTGTCGCTGCCGCCTTGTCTCCTGAACAGGACGTCTGTCACCTCGAACGCCAGCAGCACCTGCATCACTCAAGTGGGTCAgctctttcagtctttctcctCCACCCTGGTTCTCATCGTCCTCGTCACCCTCATCTTCTGCCTCATCCTCCTCTCCCTCACCACCTTCCACATCCacaagaggaagatgaagaagcGGAAGATGCAGAAGGCGCAGGAGGAGTATGAGCGGGACCACTGTGCCCGCAGCAGCGGCGGCAGCCGGCACCCCGCACCGGGAGAGGCCCCATCGGAGAGAGACAGCCGCCTGGGAAGACCCCCCCGGGACTCGGAGATCCAGCAGCCCCCCACCACCACCgcccccagctcccagcctgcacGGGCAGCTTTGGACACATCTGGAGCAGGGCTCTTGCAGACGGTGGTTTTGTCATGA